Within Schaalia sp. HMT-172, the genomic segment CCTTGAGGTCGTTCGATGAGTACTTTCGTCGGCATTCCGCGTATTCCTGCGGCCGCTCCGGAAACGGAGATGGATCCGCAGGACGCGCGCGGCGTGCGCATGGCGGTCTCGATCCTCCTGGACTACCCGGGGGATGACTTCGAGACCAAGCTGGACGCGGTCGAGGAGGCTCTGGCGGACCTGCCGGAGCCGGCCTCGGCGTCCTTGGCCTCGTTCGTGAGCTACGCTCGCGCCGCGGGCCTGCGCGCCATGCAGACCACCTACGTGGAGACGTTTGACCAGCGCCGCCGTTGCGCGCTCGGCCTGACGTACTACACGCACGGCGACACCCGCGGCCGCGGCCAGGCCATCCTGGCCTTCAAGGAGGTCCTGCGCCGCGCCGGTTTCGAGATGGAGCGCGAGGAGCTGCCCGATCACCTGCCGGTGGTCCTGGAGTTCGCCGCCTTCGACGAGACCGGCACGGCCGAGGGCCTGCTGCGCTCCAACCGCGAGGGCATCGAAGTGATCCGCACGGCGCTGCGCGCCGCGGACTCTCCGTACGCGCCGCTGCTGGACGCGCTGGTCGCGACGCTGCCCGAGCCGGACGACAAGACCATTGAGGGCTTCCGCAAGCTCATTAGCCAGGGGCCGCCCACCGAGCTGGTGGGCGTGGGCGATCTGTCTGCCACGCCCTTCCCGACTTCCGAAACAACGATGGGACGGTAACGTTCATGGAATCCGCACTTTTGCATGCCGCGTCAGCACCTGCGACGCAGTCGCTGTCCTTCCTGGACATTGCCCTGTGGGTGATCCTGCCCTACGTGTCCTTCGCGATCCTCATCGTGGGCCTCGCGTGGCGCTACAAGACCGACCAGTACGGGTGGACGTCTCGTTCCTCGGAGTGGAATGAGCCGACCATCCTGCGCTGGGCCTCGCCGCTGTTCCACTTCGGCGTCCTCTTCGTGTTCATGGGCCACATCCTCGGCCTCGTGATCCCGAAGACGTGGACCGAGGCGGCCGGTGTACCCGAGCACGTCTACCACCTGATGGCGACGATCCCCGGCACGATCGCCGGAATCATGACGATCGTCGGCCTCGCGCTGCTGATCTACCGCCGCCTGGTGTACAAGTCGGTGCGCGTGGCGACGACCCGCATGGATATCGTCACCTACGTCATGCTGACTATCCCGGTGCTCCTAGGCGGCGCGGCGACGCTGCTCAACCAGGTGCTCGGTGGACACGGGGGCTACGACTACCGCGAGACGATCTCCGTCTGGTTCCGCTCGATCTTCTATCTCCACCCGCAGGCGCACCTGATGGTGGATGTGCCCCTCAGCTTCAAGCTGCACATCATCGCGGGCCTGCTGCTGTTCTGCATCTGGCCGTTCACACGCCTCGTGCATGCGGTGAGCGCGCCGGTCGGCTACGTGGCGCGTCCCCCGGTGATCTACCGGTCTCGCGACGAGCGCCGCGAGCATCAGCTGACGCGCGGCGGCATGTCGGACTGATCGATGGCCGTGCCCGCCGCGGTCCCTTGCTGAGAGGCGAGGCCTCGGCGGGCCGGGTGTCGGCGTGGGGGTGGGCGAAAGCTCGCCCCTCGCCGTATACCACGGGTCGGGTGTCGTCAGTGAGGTGCGCGCGTGCGGCCGCCCCTCCAAAAGCATCCGCGCAGTGGAATTGACCGTGCGCGCAAAGGCTTGTGCTGGTTAAAATAACACCGGTTTGTAAGTAACGTAACAAAGCTAATGCCGTTACGGAGACTCTCGTCAAGGGGGTTTCCGCAGATTAAGAGGGAGAGAGGACGAACATGACTGACACCTCCCATTCGCGGCCGCTTGCTGAAACGCTTGAGGCGATGGCCGCCCTGACGCCCGCTCAGCACGCTCTGTTGGAGCGCATTTCGCAGCACGTGACGCCCGTGACCGTGGCCGAGTTGGCCCAGGAGGCCGGCCTGCACGTGTCGAGCGTGCGTGAGACCCTCGAAGGTCTGTTTGCCGTGGGTCTGGTGGAAAAGCAGCAGCTTCCCTCCTCGGGGCGCGGGCGTCCCGCGCTCGGATACTCGACGACGACCCCCGCCGACCCCTCGTTTGCGGCTCAGATGCTCCAACAGCTGACCTCGTCGCTGCTGGCATGGCTGCGCGCGGACGCCGCCGACCCGGCCGCGTCGGTGCGTGAGATCGGCGCGCGGTGGGCGGATGCCGCCCTGGAGACGATGGCCGTGCCGGACCACAGCCACGGGATTGCGCGCCGGGCCATGCGCGACAACTTCAACATCGCGGGACACCTGGGCAAGGTGCGACTGTTCATGAACGCGATGGGCTTTGCGTCGGTACCCCACGAGTCCGATCAGATGGCCGTCGTCCTGACGGCCTGCCCGTTCACGGAGCCGGGAGCCCCGGACGACCTGGCCCTCGAGCTGCGGCGCGGCATCGTCGAGCGTGTCTTCGAGCGCACGGCGACGGGGGTTGCGAGCTGGTCAGTGGAGGTCGATCCGATCAACCCGTTGCGCCTGACGGTCTTCCTGCGTCCGCTCAACGAGCCGAATCCGAAGCCGCTGTCGACGACGGTGCACTTCTTCGGCGGCGCGGCCGAGGCGGCGGGCGGTTACATGCGTGAGCTGCCCGCCTCGGAGACGCCCGCGACGCTCGGCGAGCTGGTCGCGCGCCTCGGCGCTGAGAACCCGGAGCTGGATCACATCCTGGAGGTGTCGAGCTTCCTGGTGAACGAGCGTTCCGCGCGCCTGGAGGCGGAGCTGATGCCCGGCGTGCGCATCGACGTGTTACCGCCCTTCGCCGGCGGGTGAGATGTCCACAGCATTTGTGCGGGTCGGTCAGGGTTTTCGCAAAATCCTGACCGTTTCCGTTTAAAATGGACGTAAGCATCTCCCGTTCCTGGAGGATCCCATGTCAGCAGAGATTGCAACAGGTATTACTGACGACCCCCTCGACTCGAGCTCGCTGATCGATAGCGCACGCCGAGATACGTGTGGTGCCGTGGCGTCGTTCATCGGCGTCGTGCGCAACCACGACGGGGGAGAGAGCGTGGACGCGATCGAGTATTCGTCGCATCCTTCCTCGGCGCAGATATTGCGCGACATCGTCGCGGAGTTTAAGGATCGTCCCGGGGTGCATCGTATCGTCGCGTGGCACCGGGTGGGCCGCCTGGAGATCGGTGAGGATGCGATGGTGGTGGCGGTTGCCGCCGAGCATCGCGCACAGGCTTTCCGCGCTGTGGAGGGCATTGTTGAGGACGTGAAGGCGAAGCTCCCGATCTGGAAGAAGCAGGAATTGACTGACGGTTCGCACAACTGGTCGGGTCTGTGAGATGACGATCGGCGATCCTTATTCGCGTGAGGCGGCCGTCTCGGGCCGCAGCGTGGCGCTCCCGCTGATCAATGCGCCCGTCCCGTACGAGGCCGGGGATCCTGCGCTGGAGCGTTTCCGTCGCAATTGGCTGGTCTCCGGCATTGGCCAGGCGGGTCAGGCCCGCCTGGCCGCGGCGCGCGTGCTCGTCGTTGGCGCGGGCGGCCTTGGCTCGCCCGTCCTGCTGTACCTGACGGCTGCGGGCGTCGGGACGATCGGCATCTGCGACTCCGACGTGGTCGATACGTCGAACCTGCAGCGCCAGCTCCTGCACGGCGAGGCCGACGTGGGGGATCCGAAGCCTGATTCGGCGGTGCGTCACCTGAGCGCCCTCAATTCCGGCGTGCGCTTCGAGCGATACGGGCACGTGACCCGAGAGTGGCTGGAGGAGCACGGACGCGAGTGGGACCTGATCGTCGAGTGCACGGATAGCTTCGATGCGAAGTACCTGGTGGCGGACTATTGCGCGGACTCAGGCGTCCCGTTGGTGTGGGGCACGGTCGTGTCGATGACCTTCCAGGTGAGCGTGTTCTGGTCTGCGGCGCCGGCCCCCGTGCCTTCGCTGACGTTGCGGAGCCTGCACCCGGTCAAGCCTGCTCCCGGGACGACCCCGGCCTCGCCGGAGGTTGGCGTGCTCGGTCCCGTGGTCGGTCAGGCGGGCACCGCGATGGCGACGGAGGCCATCAAGCTGCTGGTGGGCTTCGGCGAGCCGTTGATCGGCCGCGTCCTGACGGTGGACGCGGCGACGCAGCGCGCCGACGTGCTGACCTTCGCGCCGTGGGACTGATCCCCGTGGGCGGGGGAGGGCCGCGCCCCGACCTGGCCGCGATCATCGTGGGCGGCGGCGGGGGAGAGCGCCTGGGCGGCGTGTCGAAGCCGGACCTCGTGTTCGGCGGCGTGCGCTTGATCGACCGTGTGTGCGGGGCCCTGCTGGAGGCGTGCGGCGCGGGGTGTGTGGCCGTCGTCCCGCCCGCCGTGCGTGTCCCCGATGGCGTCTTGCGTACCCTGGAGGATCCGCCGGGCGGCGGCCCGCTCGCAGGGATCGACGCTGGTCTGGCGGCCCTCGGTGCCCCCGCCGACGTGTGGGTCGTTGTCGTGTCGGTGGACTGTCCGGGCATCGTCGACGTCCTGGCGGCGCTGCTCGACGAGCCGCTGGGCGATCGGTGCGAGGGGCGCATCCTGCGCGGCGGCGTGCCCGAGCCCTTCGATCAGTACCTGATGGGCGTCTATCGCGTCGGTGCGCTGCGCCGCGTCATCGACGAGGCCGTGGCGCGGCGGGGGAACGTGCGCGGCATGGGGGTGCGGCGGGTGCTGCGCGCCCTCGCGCTCGAGCGGGTGGACGTGAGCGCCGACGTGTGCAGGGACGTCGATACGCCCGAGGATGTGGCGTGGTGGGGTGCTCGCCTTTCCTCATGATTTGTCGGTAATGCCTTGATGGGTATAGATTGAAACGGTAAGTGTCTAGTTTCCTCATCCTATCGAGGTGCACGCATGAATCTTCGCCATGGGCTCCTGTGGCAACGGCTCGGACTGACCGTATTGTCAGGAATCCTTGTTGCATCTATTGCTCCTGCTACTGCTGCCGCTCCGACAAGCGGTCAGGAATCGCACGGCGACGTCGCATCCGTCGACCTCGACCTGTCAAGGACGGATGCCGAGGCGGCCGGCCCTACCGCCTCGCAGGATCGCGCGGCCTCGGACGGCGCTGCCGCCTCCGACTCCATCGACGCCGCCGATTCCGCCGACGGTGCCACGGCCTCGTCCGAGGAGGAGAGCGCCGACGGCGTCGACGCGCAGATCTACACCTTCCCCGGAACGGGCGGCCCCACCCGCATCCACGTCCTGACGACCACGGGTTCCGCGGACGCCATCCTGCTCGAATCGCGCGGCGTCTTCGCCATGATCGACGGCGCCGAGGGTGTCGGTGCCCCCGACGGCACCGACCCGCGTTACCCCAAGCGCGAGGGAATCGTCGACGCGTCGTTCGGAGACACCGACTGGGTGCTCGGCTACATGGCCAACCACGGCGTCACCTCCTCCAACCTCGCGTTCTACCTGGGCACCCACGCCCACTCCGACCACATCGACAACGCGGACGAGATCATCAGGAAGTTCCACCCGAAAGTCATTCTCAGCCCCGAGTACTCCGACGAGTGGATCACGGACAAGTCCCGCCTGTGGGACAACCAGTGGATCTACGACAACATGATGGCGGCCGCGCGATGGGCGCAAGGCGCGTACGGCGCGTCGATCGTGCAGAACATCAACGACTACAACACCCACATCACGCTGGGCGACATGGATGTTCAGATCATCCCCACCGACCCCGCCGAAAATTACAAGCGGACCGGTGTGCGCGACGCGAACCTCATCGCGTACACCGCGAAGGTGAGCGCCTTCGGGCACTCCGCGTACCTGGCCGCCGACCTCGAAGCTGGCGGCGGCTACGAGGACCGCATCGCCCCGATCGTCGGCCACGTCGACATGCTCAAAGCTGGTCACCATGGCCTGCCGACCTCGAACACGGAATCATTCCTGAGCGCCCTGTCCCCATCGGTCATCGTCCAGACGGGTCCCGAATGGTATTCGCCCGATCGGCTCACGGCCTCCGTCGTTGACGGAACGACCGTGTGGGCACCCATGAATCAACTCTGGTCCTCCGGGCATATCTCGTCACTCATCGCGACCTTCGCGCCGTCGGGCATCTCCTACAACGATATCTCCGGCGCCTCGTGGGGCCACGAATACGGCGGTCGCACCCCGCGCGCCTGGTGGTTCGCGGGCGGGAGGCCCGCCGCCAAGACCGGCTGGTGGAAGGGTCTCAGCGGTCACTGGTACTACTTTGCGGGCAAGCCCTCCGCCGAGGCCTCGGCGTGGATCAATGACGGCGGCCAGTGGTACTGGATGGACGCCACCGGAGCCATGATGACAGGGTGGATCTACGACGGTAAGGCCTGGTATTACCTGGATTCCGCCGGGCACCCCTCGGGCAGTGGCTGGAGTTTCATCGACGGCTCGTGGTATTACCTGAGCGGCGGGCGCGTCGCCCTCGGGTGGCTCTACGACTCCGGCTCCTGGTATTACCTGGACGCGAGAACCGGCGCGATGGCCACCGGATGGACCCAGGTCGATGGTCAGTGGTATTTCCTGCGTTCCTCGGGTGCGATGGTCACCGGTTGGCTGAACGGCGGGAGCGCCTGGTACTACCTGGGCGGCAGTGGCGCCATGGCCACCGGCTGGCTCTACGACGGCGGCTCCTGGTACTACCTCGACCCGATGACCGGCGCGATGGCGACCGGCTGGGTGCAGGTGGACGGCAAGTGGTACTACCTGCGGTCCTCGGGTGCGATGGTCACCGGCTGGCTGAACGGCGGGAGCACCTGGTACTACCTGGACGGCAGCGGTGCCATGGCCACCGGCTGGCTCCTGGATCATGGGGCTTGGTACTACCTGGGTGACACGGGAGCCATGGTCACCGGCACGCGCGAGGTCGACGGTCGATCCTCCACCTTCGCCTCGTCTGGGCGCTGGGTCGGCTACGCCTCCTGACCGAGGAGCCGGCGACCATCCTCACAAAGCGCCGCCCGCCGCGTATCGACGCAGGTGGGCGGCGCTTGTCGGTTGTACTGTGGGGTAACCATTCCTGCGCGAAAGGCCTCCCATGACGGCCCCTCGGGCAACCGCTACTACTTCAACGGCTCCGTCTCGGCCGTGGCGTGCGCGGCCTCGTGCTTGACCCGGCTGAGACCTCGTGTGGCTCCCCACGCCCCTCCGGCATGGTTCCCCACGCGCCTCCGGCATGGTTCCCCACAAATGTCGCATGCAATTTCTATGTCAACCTTTCAAACTTTGAAATCGCATCGTTGAGATTCTGCGGTTTTCTCGATGCCTTATAAAAGTAAGGTAACCCAAATTGCATGCGACATTATTATGGGGAGGAGGGGGTCAGCGGGGCTCGTCGAGCTGGTGGAAGATTGCGCCCAACAGAGGGGTGACCACCTCGAGAGTGTCGAGCGCGCCGCCGCGCGAACCCGGTGAGGAGATGATGAGCGCGCCCGAGGAGTCGCGCGCGGTCACGCCGACGACCTCGCGGGACAGGCCTGACAGGGGGGTGTTGGTCAGGCCGTGGGCGCGGATCTGCTCGGCGATGCCGGGGATTTCGACCTCGATGAGGGAACGGACCACCTCGGGCGCGTAGTTGCCCACGCCGAAGCCCGAGCCGCCCAGGACCAGGACGAAACGGGCGCCGGCCTCGAGCGCGTCGCGGATCTCCGTCTCGAGGATGTCGGCGCTTTCGGGAATCGCGGCCATCGTCACCTGGCCCAGGCCCGCCGCGGTCAACGCGCCGACGCACGCGGGGGTCGCCCGGTCCTCCTTCGTGCCGCGCTGCACGCGGTCCGAATAAGCGATGATGTGGGCGTTGATCTGGCCGAGGTCGTAGTCGACGGGCTTGGGCATGGGATCCTCCGTGTGTCTGCGGTGAGTACAAATGTGATCCTAGTCCCGCGGGTGCGGGTGCGAGTGGTCAAAGAGGTGAGGAATTAGTGCTCGCACCATCCGAGGTAAATGCTCGGGTGTGCGTGAGGTGCGCGCCTGGTGGGCGCTCGCCGGTCCCCCTGAAAGCAGCAAGCGCCCATTTAGTATGGACGTCTCCAGGTTAATTGAGGGGCCTGTTTATCCCAATATGCGGCCGCTTGTGGGCGCTCGCGACATGCTCGCTCCGGCCTGTTGCCCACCGTCGCTCCTCTTGTTAGATTAAGCACGTTCGATCCCCTCTCAAAAGGAGATGCCCGTGCGCTCCCTACGCCTCCTCCCCGTCCTGGGCGCCGCCGCCCTTGCCCTGGCCGCCTGCTCGGGCGGCGCCCCC encodes:
- the narJ gene encoding nitrate reductase molybdenum cofactor assembly chaperone, whose amino-acid sequence is MSTFVGIPRIPAAAPETEMDPQDARGVRMAVSILLDYPGDDFETKLDAVEEALADLPEPASASLASFVSYARAAGLRAMQTTYVETFDQRRRCALGLTYYTHGDTRGRGQAILAFKEVLRRAGFEMEREELPDHLPVVLEFAAFDETGTAEGLLRSNREGIEVIRTALRAADSPYAPLLDALVATLPEPDDKTIEGFRKLISQGPPTELVGVGDLSATPFPTSETTMGR
- the narI gene encoding respiratory nitrate reductase subunit gamma, which translates into the protein MESALLHAASAPATQSLSFLDIALWVILPYVSFAILIVGLAWRYKTDQYGWTSRSSEWNEPTILRWASPLFHFGVLFVFMGHILGLVIPKTWTEAAGVPEHVYHLMATIPGTIAGIMTIVGLALLIYRRLVYKSVRVATTRMDIVTYVMLTIPVLLGGAATLLNQVLGGHGGYDYRETISVWFRSIFYLHPQAHLMVDVPLSFKLHIIAGLLLFCIWPFTRLVHAVSAPVGYVARPPVIYRSRDERREHQLTRGGMSD
- a CDS encoding MoaD/ThiS family protein, yielding MTDTSHSRPLAETLEAMAALTPAQHALLERISQHVTPVTVAELAQEAGLHVSSVRETLEGLFAVGLVEKQQLPSSGRGRPALGYSTTTPADPSFAAQMLQQLTSSLLAWLRADAADPAASVREIGARWADAALETMAVPDHSHGIARRAMRDNFNIAGHLGKVRLFMNAMGFASVPHESDQMAVVLTACPFTEPGAPDDLALELRRGIVERVFERTATGVASWSVEVDPINPLRLTVFLRPLNEPNPKPLSTTVHFFGGAAEAAGGYMRELPASETPATLGELVARLGAENPELDHILEVSSFLVNERSARLEAELMPGVRIDVLPPFAGG
- a CDS encoding molybdenum cofactor biosynthesis protein MoaE is translated as MSAEIATGITDDPLDSSSLIDSARRDTCGAVASFIGVVRNHDGGESVDAIEYSSHPSSAQILRDIVAEFKDRPGVHRIVAWHRVGRLEIGEDAMVVAVAAEHRAQAFRAVEGIVEDVKAKLPIWKKQELTDGSHNWSGL
- a CDS encoding HesA/MoeB/ThiF family protein → MTIGDPYSREAAVSGRSVALPLINAPVPYEAGDPALERFRRNWLVSGIGQAGQARLAAARVLVVGAGGLGSPVLLYLTAAGVGTIGICDSDVVDTSNLQRQLLHGEADVGDPKPDSAVRHLSALNSGVRFERYGHVTREWLEEHGREWDLIVECTDSFDAKYLVADYCADSGVPLVWGTVVSMTFQVSVFWSAAPAPVPSLTLRSLHPVKPAPGTTPASPEVGVLGPVVGQAGTAMATEAIKLLVGFGEPLIGRVLTVDAATQRADVLTFAPWD
- a CDS encoding NTP transferase domain-containing protein, which gives rise to MGLIPVGGGGPRPDLAAIIVGGGGGERLGGVSKPDLVFGGVRLIDRVCGALLEACGAGCVAVVPPAVRVPDGVLRTLEDPPGGGPLAGIDAGLAALGAPADVWVVVVSVDCPGIVDVLAALLDEPLGDRCEGRILRGGVPEPFDQYLMGVYRVGALRRVIDEAVARRGNVRGMGVRRVLRALALERVDVSADVCRDVDTPEDVAWWGARLSS
- a CDS encoding MBL fold metallo-hydrolase — encoded protein: MNLRHGLLWQRLGLTVLSGILVASIAPATAAAPTSGQESHGDVASVDLDLSRTDAEAAGPTASQDRAASDGAAASDSIDAADSADGATASSEEESADGVDAQIYTFPGTGGPTRIHVLTTTGSADAILLESRGVFAMIDGAEGVGAPDGTDPRYPKREGIVDASFGDTDWVLGYMANHGVTSSNLAFYLGTHAHSDHIDNADEIIRKFHPKVILSPEYSDEWITDKSRLWDNQWIYDNMMAAARWAQGAYGASIVQNINDYNTHITLGDMDVQIIPTDPAENYKRTGVRDANLIAYTAKVSAFGHSAYLAADLEAGGGYEDRIAPIVGHVDMLKAGHHGLPTSNTESFLSALSPSVIVQTGPEWYSPDRLTASVVDGTTVWAPMNQLWSSGHISSLIATFAPSGISYNDISGASWGHEYGGRTPRAWWFAGGRPAAKTGWWKGLSGHWYYFAGKPSAEASAWINDGGQWYWMDATGAMMTGWIYDGKAWYYLDSAGHPSGSGWSFIDGSWYYLSGGRVALGWLYDSGSWYYLDARTGAMATGWTQVDGQWYFLRSSGAMVTGWLNGGSAWYYLGGSGAMATGWLYDGGSWYYLDPMTGAMATGWVQVDGKWYYLRSSGAMVTGWLNGGSTWYYLDGSGAMATGWLLDHGAWYYLGDTGAMVTGTREVDGRSSTFASSGRWVGYAS
- a CDS encoding molybdopterin-binding protein; this translates as MPKPVDYDLGQINAHIIAYSDRVQRGTKEDRATPACVGALTAAGLGQVTMAAIPESADILETEIRDALEAGARFVLVLGGSGFGVGNYAPEVVRSLIEVEIPGIAEQIRAHGLTNTPLSGLSREVVGVTARDSSGALIISSPGSRGGALDTLEVVTPLLGAIFHQLDEPR